In Phyllobacterium zundukense, one DNA window encodes the following:
- a CDS encoding TerC family protein, producing MEALLSHFDFIYQPSGLIALVTLVVMEVVLGIDNLIFISILTNKLPKEQQARARRLGISAALILRLALLFTISIIVQLTEPLFEAFGHGFSWRDLILIAGGLFLVWKATKEIHHTVDHEDAKDDVIGKAVTLTMGAAITQILVLDLVFSVDSIITAVGMTDEIAIMVIAVITAVAVMLLAAEPLSKFIAANPTIVMLALGFLLMIGMTLIADGFGFHVPKGYIYAAMGFSALVEALNMLARRRKKRA from the coding sequence ATGGAAGCGCTTCTCTCCCATTTCGATTTCATCTATCAGCCATCCGGCCTGATTGCACTCGTTACGCTGGTCGTGATGGAGGTTGTGCTAGGCATCGACAATCTCATTTTCATTTCGATCCTCACCAACAAGCTGCCGAAGGAACAGCAGGCGCGCGCCCGCCGTCTCGGCATCAGTGCTGCACTCATCCTGAGGCTCGCCCTTTTGTTCACTATTTCAATCATCGTGCAGCTGACGGAACCCCTGTTCGAGGCCTTTGGACATGGCTTCTCCTGGCGCGACCTGATACTAATCGCCGGCGGGTTGTTCCTGGTATGGAAGGCAACGAAGGAAATCCATCATACGGTCGATCATGAGGATGCCAAGGACGACGTTATCGGCAAGGCCGTGACCCTGACGATGGGCGCGGCGATTACGCAGATTCTCGTGCTGGACCTCGTATTTTCTGTCGATTCGATCATCACCGCCGTCGGCATGACCGACGAGATCGCCATCATGGTGATTGCGGTCATTACTGCGGTGGCGGTCATGCTGCTCGCTGCCGAGCCGCTGTCAAAGTTCATTGCGGCCAATCCGACGATCGTCATGCTTGCCCTGGGCTTCCTCCTGATGATCGGCATGACGCTGATCGCCGATGGCTTCGGCTTCCACGTACCCAAAGGCTATATCTATGCGGCGATGGGTTTCTCGGCTCTCGTCGAGGCGCTCAACATGCTGGCACGCCGCAGGAAAAAACGTGCGTGA
- a CDS encoding biotin transporter BioY gives MNYLMLSGAFVPLKLANRSIAYKALAVLIGTAFLAVSSWISVPMVPVPVTMQTFAVTMVGALYGWRLGGITVIAWLFESFVGLPVLANGMPGQIAFAGPTAGYLVSFPVVAAFVGFLAERGFTRNPFASFGVMLLGNALCLVLGAFWLANIIGFEKAWTFGVAPFIAGGVLKSALAAATIELLRRSGIMVRLS, from the coding sequence ATGAATTACCTGATGCTCTCTGGCGCTTTCGTTCCCCTGAAACTCGCCAATCGTTCGATTGCTTATAAGGCGCTGGCCGTCCTCATCGGTACGGCATTTCTCGCCGTCAGTTCCTGGATATCCGTGCCGATGGTTCCGGTGCCAGTGACCATGCAAACCTTTGCAGTTACCATGGTTGGAGCGCTTTATGGCTGGCGTCTTGGCGGGATCACTGTCATCGCCTGGCTTTTCGAGTCTTTTGTGGGATTGCCTGTTCTGGCTAACGGCATGCCTGGCCAGATTGCGTTTGCAGGCCCAACAGCTGGATATCTTGTTTCTTTTCCGGTCGTTGCTGCATTTGTTGGTTTTCTGGCTGAACGCGGGTTCACCCGCAACCCGTTTGCCTCCTTTGGTGTCATGCTTCTCGGTAATGCACTCTGCCTCGTGCTCGGTGCATTCTGGCTGGCGAACATCATCGGGTTCGAGAAAGCCTGGACCTTCGGTGTTGCGCCGTTCATTGCTGGCGGCGTGCTCAAATCTGCGCTAGCAGCAGCGACGATCGAACTGCTCCGCCGCTCAGGGATCATGGTCCGCCTCTCTTGA
- a CDS encoding DUF1284 domain-containing protein has product MLTYVGKGYSPAFTANYDKVVARLVAGEDIMIHEGPDDICQPLLETHEPHCLRDSIVERDAKAAHDVGQLLGQSLQAGNVIALDGLVLERFRTAFMNGATRSACTGCEWFDLCSTVSETGYLETRLNLC; this is encoded by the coding sequence ATGCTGACCTATGTCGGTAAAGGCTATAGTCCGGCCTTTACCGCCAACTACGACAAGGTCGTTGCGCGGCTCGTGGCAGGCGAAGATATCATGATCCATGAGGGGCCGGACGATATCTGCCAGCCCCTCCTCGAAACGCATGAGCCGCATTGCTTGCGCGACAGTATTGTTGAGCGGGATGCAAAGGCGGCGCATGACGTCGGCCAGTTGCTTGGCCAATCCCTGCAAGCCGGAAATGTGATCGCGCTTGATGGCCTGGTCCTCGAGCGATTTCGCACGGCTTTCATGAATGGCGCCACACGATCGGCCTGCACGGGATGCGAATGGTTCGATCTTTGCTCGACTGTCTCGGAAACTGGTTACCTTGAGACACGCCTCAACCTTTGCTGA
- a CDS encoding YebC/PmpR family DNA-binding transcriptional regulator: MAGHSQFKNIMHRKGRQDAVRSKIFSKLGREITVAAKQGLPDPAMNPRLRLAVQNARAQSMPKDNIERAIKKAAGGDADNYEEVRYEGYGPGGVAVIVEALTDNRNRTASNVRAAFTKAGGALGETGSVGFMFNRVGEITYKPDAGSADKVMEAAIEAGADDVTSDEDGHVVLCAFEDIGDVSKALEGALGEAESIKAIWKPQTTAPVDEEKAQSVLRLISTLDDDDDVQNVYANFEVSDEVLAKLSAA; the protein is encoded by the coding sequence ATGGCAGGCCATTCACAGTTCAAGAACATCATGCACCGCAAAGGGCGCCAGGACGCCGTTCGGTCGAAAATCTTCTCCAAGCTCGGGCGCGAAATTACTGTCGCCGCCAAGCAGGGGCTGCCTGATCCGGCGATGAACCCGCGCTTGCGTCTGGCTGTGCAGAACGCCAGGGCGCAGTCTATGCCCAAGGACAATATCGAGCGGGCCATCAAGAAGGCCGCCGGTGGCGACGCCGATAATTACGAAGAAGTCCGTTACGAAGGGTATGGCCCGGGTGGCGTTGCCGTCATCGTCGAAGCCTTGACCGATAACCGCAACCGCACAGCTTCCAATGTGCGCGCGGCTTTCACCAAGGCTGGCGGTGCATTGGGCGAAACCGGGTCGGTTGGTTTCATGTTCAACCGCGTCGGCGAAATCACCTACAAGCCGGACGCCGGCAGCGCCGACAAGGTCATGGAAGCTGCGATCGAAGCGGGCGCGGATGACGTTACGAGCGATGAAGACGGTCACGTGGTCCTATGCGCCTTCGAAGATATTGGTGATGTATCGAAGGCGCTGGAAGGCGCTCTCGGCGAAGCCGAGTCGATCAAAGCGATCTGGAAGCCGCAGACAACTGCACCGGTGGATGAAGAAAAGGCTCAGTCGGTTCTTCGTTTGATCTCAACGCTGGACGACGATGACGACGTTCAGAACGTCTATGCGAATTTCGAGGTAAGCGACGAAGTCCTGGCCAAGCTCAGCGCAGCCTGA
- a CDS encoding APC family permease, whose amino-acid sequence MADVTSGSDTVSGTAIEPSLHRVMGPWLLLLFIVGDILGTGIYALTGQVAKQVGGVVWLPFLVAFVVAVVTAFSYLELVTKYPKAAGAALYTHKAFGIHFITFIVAFTVMCSGITSASTASRAFAANLSGAFQLNLETGIGISLVALAFMAVVAAVNFRGVGESVKANVVLTMVELTGLLIIIFIGLWAIAGGQGDVSRITQFATSPDSSVFWSVMAATTLAFFAMVGFEDSVNMAEECKNPSGIFPKVLLAGLFITGAIYVLVSISAITLVSPADLGEGETPLLKVVQAGAPNFPLWIFGFITMFAVANSALINMLMASRLVYGMSREHVLPPLFGKVHPTRRTPYLAIAFTTLLAFALIMFVGEVPALGGTTALLLLFVFTVVNIAVLVLRRERVDHTHFRTPTFLPVLGAISCAFFAGPWTGRDSVQYKIAGILIGIGIALWVVTILVNRATGVEPAEPDMESLGGDGPVN is encoded by the coding sequence ATGGCTGATGTGACTTCAGGTAGCGATACCGTTTCGGGGACGGCGATCGAGCCAAGTCTTCACAGGGTCATGGGTCCCTGGCTTCTGCTTCTGTTCATTGTTGGTGACATTCTGGGAACGGGTATCTACGCGCTCACCGGCCAAGTAGCCAAGCAGGTTGGCGGTGTGGTCTGGCTGCCATTCCTTGTGGCATTCGTCGTCGCCGTCGTCACCGCCTTCAGCTATCTTGAACTCGTAACGAAGTATCCGAAGGCGGCGGGCGCTGCGCTTTATACGCACAAGGCATTCGGCATCCACTTCATTACCTTTATCGTCGCCTTCACTGTCATGTGCTCGGGCATTACTTCCGCATCGACAGCCTCGCGTGCTTTCGCAGCCAATCTTTCGGGGGCATTCCAGCTCAATCTGGAAACCGGGATCGGCATCTCGCTCGTTGCGCTGGCGTTCATGGCGGTCGTCGCCGCTGTGAATTTCCGCGGCGTTGGCGAGAGCGTGAAAGCCAATGTGGTTCTCACGATGGTGGAACTTACCGGTCTGCTGATCATCATCTTCATCGGGCTCTGGGCCATTGCCGGTGGTCAGGGGGACGTCTCGCGCATCACGCAATTTGCCACATCACCCGATTCCAGCGTCTTCTGGTCGGTCATGGCCGCTACCACTCTTGCCTTCTTCGCCATGGTCGGCTTCGAAGATTCGGTCAACATGGCCGAAGAATGCAAGAACCCATCGGGCATCTTTCCGAAGGTTCTCTTGGCTGGCCTCTTCATCACCGGGGCGATCTACGTACTGGTTTCGATTTCGGCCATCACACTGGTCTCACCGGCAGATCTCGGCGAAGGTGAAACACCTTTGCTCAAGGTCGTTCAGGCAGGGGCACCCAATTTCCCATTGTGGATTTTCGGCTTCATCACCATGTTCGCCGTCGCCAATAGCGCCCTTATCAACATGTTGATGGCAAGCCGTCTGGTCTACGGCATGAGCCGCGAACATGTGCTGCCGCCATTGTTCGGCAAGGTGCATCCGACGCGCCGCACCCCCTATCTGGCCATTGCGTTCACCACATTGCTGGCGTTTGCCCTGATCATGTTTGTCGGCGAGGTCCCGGCGCTAGGCGGGACAACAGCGCTGCTGCTGTTGTTCGTATTTACCGTCGTCAATATCGCCGTTCTGGTCCTGCGGCGGGAGAGAGTTGATCACACACATTTCCGCACGCCGACATTCCTGCCCGTTCTGGGTGCAATTTCCTGCGCATTCTTCGCCGGTCCCTGGACCGGGCGCGATTCGGTACAATACAAGATTGCCGGTATTTTGATCGGGATCGGCATTGCCTTGTGGGTGGTCACCATTCTGGTCAATCGAGCCACGGGCGTGGAACCGGCCGAGCCGGACATGGAATCTCTGGGCGGCGACGGACCGGTCAACTGA
- the rpmE gene encoding 50S ribosomal protein L31 produces the protein MKAKIHPDYHTIKVVMTDGTEYFTRSTWGKEGDTMNLDIDPSTHPAWTGGSQQLTDRGGRVSKFKSRFANLGI, from the coding sequence ATGAAAGCCAAGATTCATCCCGATTACCACACCATCAAGGTTGTCATGACCGATGGCACCGAATACTTCACCCGTTCCACCTGGGGCAAGGAAGGCGATACGATGAACCTCGATATCGATCCGTCCACCCATCCGGCATGGACCGGCGGTTCGCAGCAGCTGACCGATCGTGGCGGCCGCGTATCGAAGTTCAAGAGCCGTTTCGCCAATCTCGGTATATAA
- a CDS encoding ABC transporter transmembrane domain-containing protein, with protein sequence MVEMKPNVTGAWASKTVGEPIHQPLSNNKAVWPQSRKSDVRKTETMADMAFEEAERKRRSLKPLRRIFPYMSRYKGMMAGALVSLILAAATTLTLPLAVRRMIDHGFTGANGAFINNYFGMLVLLAALLAIASAGRYYFVITLGERIVSDLRHDVFAHLTRLSPAFFDSTQSGEIVSRLTADTTQIKSAVGATASVALRNVILAFGAIVMMIITSPKLSGLVIAAIPLIIIPLVAFGRSVRRRSRAAQDTLANATAYASESIVSVRTLQAFTNEKLATGRFGASVEDAFLAAKSSVKARAILTAFAIFMIFSSVVAVLWFGSRDVLSGAITPGTLGQFLLYSVFAAGALGALSEVWGELSQASGAAERLMEILAEKPAIAAPANPVALPQPPVGSVVFDDVRFNYPTRPDAPALKGLDFAIQPGETVAIVGPSGAGKSTVFSLLLRYYDPVSGSIRVDGVDLREADPTDLRSRIAIVPQDTTIFATTARDNIGFGRPGAGNSEIEAAAKAALAHEFIEALDHGYGTQVGERGVTLSGGQRQRVAIARAILRDAPILLLDEATSALDAESEMLVQQALDHLMQGRTTLVIAHRLATVLKADRILVMEDGRIVEEGTHQTLVKRNGIYAGLAKLQFEAGADAFKGAAE encoded by the coding sequence TTGGTAGAGATGAAGCCAAACGTCACAGGGGCGTGGGCTTCCAAAACTGTTGGCGAGCCTATACATCAGCCTTTAAGCAATAACAAGGCCGTCTGGCCGCAAAGTCGCAAAAGCGATGTGAGGAAGACAGAGACAATGGCCGATATGGCTTTTGAAGAAGCGGAGAGGAAGCGGCGTTCGTTGAAGCCGCTGCGTCGCATCTTCCCATATATGTCCCGCTACAAGGGAATGATGGCCGGTGCATTGGTTTCATTGATCCTTGCGGCGGCGACGACCCTGACGCTTCCGCTCGCCGTCCGGCGCATGATCGATCACGGCTTTACCGGCGCCAATGGAGCCTTCATCAACAATTATTTCGGCATGCTGGTCCTACTCGCCGCCCTTCTCGCCATTGCTTCAGCTGGCCGCTATTATTTTGTCATCACACTTGGCGAGCGGATTGTTTCCGACCTGCGCCACGATGTGTTTGCCCACCTGACACGGCTTTCGCCTGCGTTTTTCGACAGTACCCAATCCGGCGAGATCGTCTCGCGGCTGACGGCGGATACGACGCAAATCAAATCGGCGGTCGGGGCTACGGCCTCGGTTGCCCTGCGCAATGTCATACTGGCCTTTGGTGCCATCGTGATGATGATCATCACCAGTCCCAAACTTTCCGGCCTGGTGATTGCTGCAATCCCCTTGATCATTATTCCTCTGGTCGCATTCGGCCGCTCGGTTCGGCGCCGCTCGCGGGCTGCTCAGGATACGCTGGCAAATGCGACGGCCTATGCAAGCGAGTCCATCGTCTCCGTGCGTACGTTGCAGGCCTTTACCAACGAGAAGCTGGCCACCGGGCGGTTTGGGGCTTCGGTCGAAGACGCCTTCCTTGCAGCCAAGTCCTCGGTGAAGGCTAGGGCTATCCTGACGGCCTTCGCGATCTTCATGATCTTTTCCAGCGTGGTTGCCGTGCTCTGGTTTGGCTCGCGCGATGTTCTTTCCGGCGCAATCACACCGGGAACGCTTGGACAGTTCCTGCTCTATTCCGTGTTTGCCGCCGGCGCCCTGGGTGCGCTTTCGGAGGTCTGGGGTGAGCTAAGCCAGGCTTCGGGAGCCGCGGAACGGCTGATGGAAATCTTGGCCGAAAAGCCGGCTATTGCAGCGCCAGCTAATCCTGTCGCGCTGCCCCAGCCGCCAGTTGGTTCGGTCGTTTTCGACGACGTGCGGTTCAATTATCCGACGCGTCCCGACGCGCCCGCACTGAAGGGCCTCGATTTCGCCATTCAGCCGGGGGAGACGGTCGCGATTGTCGGCCCGTCCGGCGCAGGCAAGAGCACAGTGTTTTCGTTGCTGCTGCGCTACTACGATCCGGTTTCCGGCAGCATTCGCGTGGATGGTGTCGATCTACGTGAGGCCGATCCGACCGATCTGCGATCACGTATCGCCATTGTTCCGCAGGATACGACGATTTTTGCCACAACGGCGCGTGACAATATCGGTTTTGGCCGGCCGGGTGCCGGCAATTCCGAGATCGAGGCCGCCGCCAAGGCGGCGCTCGCGCATGAGTTCATCGAGGCGCTCGATCATGGTTATGGTACACAAGTTGGCGAGCGTGGTGTGACACTGTCTGGCGGCCAGCGCCAGCGTGTCGCCATTGCCCGTGCCATCCTGCGCGACGCGCCGATCCTGTTGCTCGATGAGGCAACCTCTGCGCTCGATGCCGAAAGCGAGATGCTGGTGCAGCAGGCGCTCGATCACTTGATGCAGGGCAGGACAACACTGGTAATAGCCCATCGCCTTGCTACCGTGCTCAAGGCCGACCGTATCCTTGTGATGGAGGATGGCCGTATTGTCGAGGAAGGCACGCATCAGACACTGGTCAAGAGGAACGGTATCTATGCCGGCCTTGCCAAGCTGCAATTCGAAGCGGGCGCCGACGCATTCAAGGGCGCTGCAGAATAA
- a CDS encoding DUF1304 domain-containing protein: MIANVLTAVVALLHVYFMFLEMIAWDKPLGLKTFRLTQEFASASKALAMNQGLYNGFLVAGLVWGLWLGDAGFAIKAFFLGCVIVAGVFGALTVGRKILFVQAGPALLALLALVYA; the protein is encoded by the coding sequence ATGATTGCAAATGTTCTGACAGCAGTGGTGGCGCTCCTGCATGTCTATTTCATGTTTCTGGAAATGATTGCTTGGGACAAACCGCTAGGGCTGAAAACCTTCAGGCTGACGCAGGAATTCGCTTCGGCCTCCAAGGCTCTCGCCATGAACCAGGGACTTTATAATGGCTTCCTGGTTGCTGGGCTGGTCTGGGGGCTGTGGCTCGGCGATGCGGGCTTTGCCATTAAGGCGTTTTTCCTCGGCTGTGTGATCGTCGCAGGGGTGTTCGGTGCGTTGACCGTTGGCAGGAAAATTCTCTTCGTGCAGGCGGGGCCTGCCTTGCTGGCGCTGCTTGCACTGGTCTACGCCTGA
- a CDS encoding peptidoglycan -binding protein, with translation MALGRNRKALRHVDYWPGFVDALSTLLLSIMFLLSVFVLAQFLLSQEITGKDAVLNRLNSQINELTQLLSLEQGNKQDLEDTIANLQASLTNAQNEQSRLQSLLSQGAGAGAAAEGKINELSSGLESEKQISARALSQVEILNQQIMALRKQIGALEDALNASESRDKESNAKIADLGKRLNVALAQRVQELNRYRSDFFGRLREILSDRENIRIVGDRFVFQSEVLFPSGTAVLNEAGSEEMKKLAVALIELQKEIPDEINWVLRVDGHTDNVALSGTGQFKDNWELSSARAISVVKFLIANGVPANRLVAAGFGEFQPLEPGETPEVRARNRRIELKLTER, from the coding sequence ATGGCCTTGGGTCGTAACCGCAAAGCCCTCCGTCACGTTGATTACTGGCCAGGTTTCGTCGACGCGCTATCGACCTTGCTGTTGTCGATCATGTTCCTGTTGTCAGTGTTCGTGCTGGCACAGTTTCTTCTGAGCCAGGAGATCACCGGCAAGGACGCCGTTCTCAATCGGCTCAACTCGCAGATAAACGAACTCACGCAGCTCCTGTCGCTTGAGCAAGGCAACAAGCAGGATCTGGAAGATACGATCGCCAATCTTCAGGCGTCGCTCACCAATGCGCAAAACGAGCAATCGCGCCTCCAGTCTCTGCTTTCTCAAGGCGCAGGCGCGGGTGCTGCCGCTGAGGGCAAGATCAACGAACTTTCCAGCGGCCTTGAAAGCGAAAAACAGATCAGCGCCCGAGCGCTGTCGCAGGTCGAAATCCTGAACCAGCAGATCATGGCCCTGCGCAAGCAGATCGGCGCTCTGGAAGACGCGCTCAACGCTTCTGAATCGCGCGACAAGGAATCCAATGCCAAGATTGCCGACCTCGGCAAGCGCTTGAATGTGGCCTTGGCGCAGCGCGTTCAGGAACTCAACCGTTACCGCTCCGACTTTTTCGGCCGCCTGCGTGAAATCCTCTCCGACCGCGAAAATATCCGCATTGTCGGAGATCGCTTCGTTTTCCAATCCGAAGTGCTGTTTCCTTCCGGCACAGCGGTTTTGAATGAAGCTGGTTCCGAGGAAATGAAAAAACTCGCTGTCGCCTTGATCGAGCTGCAGAAGGAAATCCCTGATGAGATCAACTGGGTTCTGCGCGTTGATGGTCACACCGACAACGTCGCTCTTTCCGGGACCGGTCAGTTCAAGGACAATTGGGAGCTGTCATCCGCGCGCGCCATTTCCGTGGTCAAATTCCTGATTGCCAACGGAGTCCCGGCAAACCGCCTCGTCGCAGCAGGTTTCGGCGAATTCCAGCCGCTTGAACCTGGCGAAACACCGGAAGTCCGTGCTCGCAATCGGCGTATCGAACTGAAGCTCACGGAGCGCTGA
- a CDS encoding MotA/TolQ/ExbB proton channel family protein, translating to MADFSSTRQGMDGDDYDPYRLSSPRFVLLSMAIFLAIVAFLAAILFRQIHVFFVTNPGLNSLIIGVLVVGILLGFGQVIRLFPEVRWVNSFRQGNNDPSAKPVMLAPMRALIGRRQSMALSTSAMRSMLDSIASRLDETRDISRYLIGLLVFLGLLGTFWGLLETIGSIGQTIQSLDPRAGDANSVLDSLKAGLQSPLRGMGTAFSSSLFGLSGSLILGFLDLQAGRAQNRFYTELENWLSSVTDLGSDLHALDAASSGTSDELRALSERLQNIQETGGSSQRTTAALASLAEGIQGLVKNMRTEQQMMRDWVEKQADEQKSIRQTLAKLGDAISRDKAN from the coding sequence ATGGCTGATTTCAGTTCGACCCGCCAGGGTATGGACGGCGATGATTATGATCCTTACCGGCTCTCCAGCCCACGGTTCGTTCTTTTATCCATGGCGATCTTCCTTGCGATCGTCGCTTTTCTCGCCGCTATTCTCTTTCGTCAGATTCACGTCTTCTTCGTCACCAATCCCGGACTCAACAGCCTGATTATTGGCGTCCTCGTCGTTGGTATTCTCCTCGGCTTTGGTCAGGTCATTCGCCTCTTTCCCGAAGTGCGCTGGGTCAATTCCTTCCGCCAGGGCAATAATGATCCGAGTGCCAAGCCGGTGATGCTCGCGCCAATGCGTGCCTTGATCGGGCGGCGCCAATCAATGGCCCTTTCGACCAGTGCGATGCGGTCGATGCTCGATTCGATCGCCTCCCGCCTCGATGAAACGCGCGACATCTCCCGCTACCTGATCGGCCTCCTGGTATTTCTCGGCCTTCTCGGCACATTCTGGGGCCTGCTGGAAACGATCGGCTCCATCGGCCAGACCATCCAGTCGCTCGACCCGCGCGCGGGTGACGCCAACAGTGTCCTCGACTCGCTGAAAGCCGGTTTGCAATCGCCGCTTCGTGGCATGGGGACAGCCTTCTCATCTTCGCTCTTCGGCCTTTCAGGCTCGCTTATTCTCGGCTTCCTTGATCTGCAGGCCGGTCGTGCACAAAACCGCTTTTATACGGAGCTTGAAAACTGGCTTTCCAGTGTCACCGATCTCGGTTCCGACCTGCATGCGCTTGATGCGGCGAGCAGCGGTACATCCGACGAACTCCGGGCCTTGTCGGAGCGCCTGCAGAACATTCAGGAGACCGGTGGCTCAAGCCAGCGCACGACGGCAGCCTTGGCAAGTCTTGCCGAGGGCATTCAGGGGCTTGTGAAGAACATGCGCACGGAACAACAGATGATGCGCGATTGGGTGGAAAAGCAGGCGGACGAGCAAAAATCCATCCGCCAGACGCTCGCCAAACTGGGAGATGCGATCTCCCGTGACAAGGCAAACTGA
- a CDS encoding inositol monophosphatase family protein gives MARSAILNVMVQAAMKAGRSLARDFGEVQNLQVSLKGPGDYVSQADKKAEEIIYAELRRARPDYSFLMEESGVIEGVDSQHRWLVDPLDGTTNFLHGIPIFAVSIALERQGQIVAGVIFNPAMDELYTAERGGGAFLNDRRLRVSGRIKLVDSVIGTGVPHIGRGHHGNYLVELRNVMGEVSGVRRMGAAALDLAYVAAGRLDGFWENGLSPWDIGAGIIMVREAGGFVTDFDGGQDVIESKSIVAGNEAIQRALVKTLKKPI, from the coding sequence ATGGCGCGTTCAGCGATCCTCAATGTAATGGTGCAAGCTGCTATGAAGGCAGGGCGCTCGCTGGCGCGCGATTTTGGCGAAGTACAGAATCTGCAGGTCTCCCTTAAAGGTCCGGGCGATTATGTCAGCCAGGCAGACAAGAAGGCCGAAGAAATCATCTATGCGGAACTACGCCGTGCCCGTCCTGATTACAGCTTCCTGATGGAAGAATCGGGCGTGATCGAGGGCGTTGACAGCCAGCATCGCTGGCTGGTCGATCCACTGGATGGCACCACCAACTTCCTGCATGGCATCCCGATTTTTGCGGTTTCCATAGCCCTCGAACGCCAGGGCCAGATCGTGGCCGGTGTGATCTTCAATCCTGCCATGGACGAGCTTTACACGGCCGAGCGTGGTGGTGGGGCGTTCCTCAACGACCGCCGCCTGCGCGTTTCCGGCCGTATCAAGCTGGTTGATTCCGTGATCGGCACAGGTGTTCCCCACATTGGCCGCGGTCACCATGGCAATTATCTCGTGGAACTCCGCAATGTCATGGGTGAAGTGTCGGGTGTGCGCCGCATGGGTGCAGCGGCGCTGGATCTTGCCTACGTAGCAGCGGGCCGCTTGGACGGCTTCTGGGAAAATGGTCTTTCGCCCTGGGATATTGGCGCCGGAATCATCATGGTTCGTGAGGCAGGCGGCTTTGTGACCGACTTCGACGGCGGACAGGACGTGATTGAAAGCAAATCGATCGTGGCCGGCAACGAAGCTATCCAGCGGGCCCTTGTAAAGACCCTCAAGAAGCCGATCTAG
- the efp gene encoding elongation factor P, translated as MKINGNEIRPGNVIEHDGGLWIAVRTNHVKPGKGGAYNQVELKNLINGTKLNERFRSAETVEKVRLEQKDFSFLYEQGEALIFMDTASYEQLELQKDFVGDRAAFLQDGMMVTVELYDERPIGISLPDYVTLEITEADPVVKGQTAASSYKPAVLENGIRVLVPPFISSGERIIVDTNELTYVRRAD; from the coding sequence ATGAAAATCAACGGTAATGAAATCCGTCCAGGCAATGTGATCGAACATGATGGCGGCCTTTGGATTGCGGTCAGAACCAATCACGTCAAACCCGGCAAGGGCGGCGCCTACAACCAGGTGGAATTGAAAAATCTTATCAACGGCACAAAGCTCAACGAACGCTTTCGCTCCGCCGAGACCGTCGAGAAAGTCCGCCTTGAGCAGAAGGATTTCTCCTTCCTCTACGAACAGGGCGAAGCACTGATTTTCATGGATACTGCGAGTTACGAACAGCTTGAGCTGCAAAAGGATTTTGTCGGTGATCGCGCCGCTTTCCTGCAGGACGGTATGATGGTCACGGTTGAGCTCTATGACGAGCGCCCGATCGGTATCTCGCTCCCCGATTACGTGACGCTGGAGATCACTGAGGCTGATCCGGTCGTAAAGGGCCAGACGGCCGCCTCGTCCTACAAGCCGGCAGTTCTCGAAAACGGCATTCGCGTTCTGGTGCCGCCGTTCATTTCGTCCGGCGAGCGCATTATCGTGGATACAAACGAATTGACCTATGTCCGCCGCGCTGACTGA